Proteins from one Bacteroides zhangwenhongii genomic window:
- a CDS encoding RagB/SusD family nutrient uptake outer membrane protein encodes MKNKSLIILGGLLASLFIGCEDLKFGDNFLEKPNSDDVSIDTVFSSKKYADQAMNQFYKSLWDFMPTLRGCHPEGLILDGYTDIGYAQPISWTRGDFNSSSSCINFPYFPFHSQITEVTGNPSFGIRKAYIYIENVDKVPDMTDDEKRIRKAEAKVVIAFHYTQMIRFYGGMPWIDHAYKADEILQFPRLTLEETVNKTVALLDEAATDLPWYTTAEEYGHMTAAAAKALKFRLLLFVASPLFNNKAPYYDGQAATELLSWYGNQQDSRWEAALEAGREFLRLNKKNNDYYRIENTGNPREDYVNGYFTKGNQEVVMASFRWGTYDGVDKPFRMYESGYGIPRGNYADMFQWKDGSTFDWNNQTHRAHPFFDEKGQPNRDVRLYENLLVNGDKWQGRTAEVYKGGREGYGSGSSVQKKTQFGYGFRKFIRDKKNEMKGKPYSCPLIRMPEIYLSIAEAMNQLGKANVPDEFEKTAYDYLNLVCERAGLPSVTSAKVPQGDALLNYLLDERAREFGQEDIRYFDMIRHKKGAEWATRPMEMLETTKVGSGFEYTVSTRDDIKYYWNEYWYLLPFPVTEINKKYGLIQNPGW; translated from the coding sequence ATGAAAAACAAAAGTTTAATTATTTTAGGCGGGCTTCTGGCTAGTTTATTCATCGGATGTGAAGACCTGAAGTTCGGTGATAATTTTTTGGAGAAGCCTAATAGTGACGATGTATCTATTGATACCGTGTTTTCTTCCAAGAAATATGCGGATCAGGCCATGAACCAGTTTTATAAAAGTTTGTGGGATTTTATGCCTACTTTGAGGGGCTGTCATCCGGAGGGACTTATTTTGGACGGATATACCGATATAGGATATGCACAACCAATCTCATGGACACGGGGAGACTTTAATTCTTCTTCCAGTTGTATCAACTTTCCTTATTTCCCTTTTCACTCTCAGATTACTGAAGTAACAGGAAATCCTTCCTTTGGTATACGAAAAGCTTATATCTATATCGAAAATGTAGATAAAGTACCCGACATGACTGATGATGAAAAGCGTATCCGAAAAGCGGAAGCTAAAGTAGTCATTGCTTTTCACTACACTCAAATGATTCGTTTTTATGGTGGCATGCCTTGGATAGACCATGCGTATAAAGCAGATGAAATACTTCAATTTCCTCGTTTGACGTTGGAAGAAACAGTCAATAAAACAGTGGCGTTGCTGGATGAGGCGGCAACCGATTTACCTTGGTATACAACAGCAGAGGAATATGGACATATGACGGCGGCTGCCGCTAAAGCGTTGAAATTTCGTTTACTCTTGTTTGTTGCTAGTCCATTATTTAACAATAAGGCACCTTACTATGACGGACAAGCGGCTACTGAACTTTTAAGTTGGTATGGAAATCAGCAGGATAGTCGTTGGGAAGCTGCTTTGGAAGCAGGAAGGGAGTTTTTGCGTCTGAACAAAAAGAATAATGATTATTATCGGATTGAAAATACAGGGAATCCCAGAGAAGACTATGTAAACGGTTATTTTACCAAGGGCAATCAGGAAGTTGTGATGGCTTCTTTCCGTTGGGGAACCTATGATGGTGTAGATAAGCCGTTCCGTATGTATGAATCCGGCTATGGTATCCCGCGTGGAAATTATGCGGATATGTTTCAATGGAAAGATGGTTCTACGTTTGACTGGAATAATCAGACCCATCGTGCACATCCGTTTTTTGATGAAAAAGGGCAACCGAACCGTGATGTGCGTTTATATGAAAACTTGCTTGTAAATGGTGATAAATGGCAGGGACGGACAGCAGAAGTTTATAAAGGTGGACGTGAAGGATATGGTTCGGGAAGTTCTGTGCAGAAGAAAACTCAATTTGGTTATGGATTTCGTAAGTTTATTCGAGATAAGAAGAATGAGATGAAAGGTAAACCCTACTCATGTCCCTTAATTCGTATGCCTGAAATTTATTTGAGTATAGCCGAAGCTATGAATCAATTGGGAAAGGCTAATGTACCCGATGAATTTGAAAAGACCGCTTATGATTATCTGAATCTGGTATGTGAACGGGCAGGGTTACCGTCAGTAACTTCTGCTAAAGTGCCGCAAGGTGATGCGTTGCTGAACTACTTATTGGATGAACGTGCCCGTGAATTCGGACAGGAAGATATTCGCTACTTTGATATGATACGTCATAAGAAAGGAGCTGAATGGGCTACACGTCCTATGGAAATGTTGGAAACGACGAAGGTGGGAAGTGGCTTCGAGTATACAGTGAGTACGCGTGACGATATTAAATATTATTGGAATGAATATTGGTATTTATTGCCATTTCCTGTGACTGAAATCAATAAGAAATATGGATTGATTCAAAATCCCGGCTGGTAA
- a CDS encoding SusC/RagA family TonB-linked outer membrane protein yields the protein MKNILTGCRMRKFLFIAVCIRSSLWGEVCYSAETGRVWSDSDTGKEWVNSALQQNNSIKVTGIITSESGEPIIGATVQVKGTSTGVITDIDGRYTITVPDGNSILSVSFIGYQSQEIKVNSRRGINVRLQENVQSLDEVMVVAYGVQKKATLTGAISSVGTEALLKSPSASVTNSLAGQLPGVSSMQASGQPGADNAKIFVRGVGSLTEGGASPLILVDGVERSFYQMDPNEIESINVLKDASATAVFGVRGANGVILVTTRRGEEGKTKISVSSNVGIQMPTRILDVADSYTTASLFREAQRNDGVADDQLAFSEYDMERFRLGDEPILYPNVNWYDYLMNKASVQTQHNVSISGGTKDIRYFVSLGFLYQNGLFKQLDGLDYNNNYSYTRYNYRANLDVNLTRTTTLKFGMGGIVGNQRDPGGSGNVWKQLTWSLPFSSPGVVDGKKVVTQSTRFPGVTMANQVFDKFYGYGYDRKVSNNMTFDLNLSQNLDFITKGLSIEVKGAYNTDYSYIKTVRGHVETYTPFYKSEIDGSGLDVKDPDFDKSLVYRITGENMMKTYGTGNTSRARDWYVEGSIRYNHKFGEHNVGALLLYNQSKKYYPNYPNKFWDIPTAYVGLVGRLTYDYKSKYIAEFNIGYNGSENFAPDKRFGTFPAGSIGYVITEEKFIPKNDFLTYLKVRASVGLVGNDNMSSNRFLYLPDSYSINNSDWLQKNYQDKNGYIFGLTNMAYQTAAKELMLGNSNVTWETALKQNYGIDAYFFSDRLKLTVDYFRENRRDILIQRSTVPSLIAMNGILPVVNLGEVNNHGYEVDLKWNDHIRDFSYYINTNISYSKNKIIYQDEVEPNEPYMWRTGHEVGARFGYLAQGFYNEDDFDADGNVRADLPQPQGKKYPGDIKFADLNGDNIIDNDDQTKIGNPKRPAYTFGLNLGGEYKGFFASMNWTGVAQCDIEMANAYKRPFYEGQVLYQYMADGRWTPETAATAVYPRLSVTSSANQETSSVWLKDASYIKLKNLTIGYNITQQKILKAIGASKLTVQFTGYNLLTFDKLKVFDPEGELTRDTNTYPIMKIFSLGVNVTF from the coding sequence ATGAAAAACATCTTAACAGGTTGTCGCATGCGGAAATTTTTATTTATTGCCGTATGTATCAGGTCGTCTTTGTGGGGGGAGGTTTGTTATTCCGCAGAGACGGGTCGGGTTTGGTCGGACAGTGACACCGGCAAAGAGTGGGTAAATTCCGCTTTGCAACAGAACAATAGTATAAAGGTAACAGGGATCATTACGAGTGAGAGTGGCGAACCTATTATTGGTGCTACTGTACAAGTGAAAGGAACTTCCACAGGAGTTATCACAGATATTGACGGTCGTTATACAATTACGGTACCTGATGGAAATTCTATTTTATCAGTTTCATTTATCGGTTATCAATCACAAGAAATAAAAGTAAACTCCCGAAGGGGAATTAATGTACGTTTGCAGGAAAATGTCCAAAGTCTGGATGAAGTAATGGTTGTTGCTTATGGTGTGCAGAAGAAGGCCACATTGACCGGTGCTATATCGAGTGTCGGTACAGAGGCTTTACTGAAATCGCCTAGTGCCAGTGTTACCAACTCTTTGGCAGGGCAGTTGCCCGGAGTTTCTTCTATGCAGGCAAGTGGACAACCGGGAGCTGACAATGCGAAAATATTTGTACGTGGTGTGGGGTCATTGACAGAAGGAGGAGCTTCTCCGCTTATTCTTGTGGATGGTGTAGAGCGTTCTTTCTATCAGATGGACCCTAATGAGATAGAATCTATTAATGTTTTAAAAGATGCTTCGGCTACAGCCGTATTCGGTGTACGTGGTGCAAACGGAGTTATATTGGTTACTACTCGCCGAGGGGAAGAAGGAAAAACTAAAATCTCGGTTAGTTCGAATGTCGGCATCCAGATGCCTACACGCATACTGGATGTGGCAGACAGTTATACAACCGCTTCTCTATTCAGAGAGGCTCAACGTAATGACGGAGTTGCCGATGACCAACTGGCTTTCTCGGAGTATGATATGGAACGTTTTCGTTTGGGAGATGAGCCTATTCTATATCCTAATGTGAACTGGTATGATTATTTGATGAATAAGGCTTCTGTTCAAACTCAACATAACGTCAGTATTTCGGGGGGAACAAAAGACATCCGTTATTTTGTATCGTTAGGCTTTTTGTATCAGAATGGTTTATTTAAACAATTGGACGGGCTTGATTATAACAACAATTACAGCTATACCCGTTATAATTATCGTGCCAATCTCGATGTAAACCTTACACGTACCACTACATTAAAATTTGGTATGGGCGGAATTGTTGGTAACCAGCGTGACCCGGGAGGTAGTGGCAATGTATGGAAACAACTTACATGGTCGTTGCCATTCTCGTCTCCAGGAGTTGTTGATGGAAAAAAAGTGGTGACACAGAGTACACGTTTTCCCGGAGTGACAATGGCAAATCAGGTTTTTGATAAGTTTTATGGGTATGGTTATGACCGCAAAGTCTCGAATAATATGACATTCGATTTGAATCTGTCTCAAAATCTGGATTTTATAACAAAGGGGCTTTCTATTGAAGTGAAAGGGGCGTATAATACAGATTATTCTTACATTAAAACCGTAAGGGGACATGTGGAAACGTATACTCCTTTTTATAAATCCGAAATAGACGGTTCAGGTCTTGATGTGAAAGATCCTGATTTTGATAAGAGTCTTGTGTATCGGATCACAGGAGAGAATATGATGAAAACGTATGGAACGGGAAATACGAGTCGTGCCCGTGACTGGTATGTGGAAGGAAGTATCCGTTATAATCATAAATTCGGGGAACATAATGTTGGAGCTCTCTTGCTATATAATCAAAGTAAAAAGTACTATCCTAATTATCCTAATAAGTTTTGGGATATTCCGACTGCTTATGTTGGTTTAGTAGGTCGTTTGACTTATGATTATAAATCAAAATATATAGCGGAATTTAATATTGGTTATAATGGTTCCGAGAATTTTGCGCCGGATAAACGTTTTGGTACATTTCCTGCAGGTTCTATCGGCTATGTAATAACGGAAGAGAAATTTATTCCCAAAAACGATTTCTTGACCTATCTGAAAGTACGTGCTTCTGTAGGGTTAGTTGGTAATGACAATATGTCTAGTAATCGTTTTCTTTATTTGCCGGACTCTTATTCTATAAATAATTCTGATTGGCTTCAGAAAAACTATCAGGATAAGAACGGGTATATCTTCGGCTTGACAAATATGGCCTATCAGACAGCAGCGAAAGAACTCATGCTGGGAAATTCGAATGTAACTTGGGAAACAGCTTTAAAACAGAATTATGGTATAGATGCTTATTTCTTCAGTGACCGTTTGAAGCTGACAGTAGATTATTTCCGGGAAAATCGTCGTGATATTCTGATACAGCGTAGTACTGTCCCTTCTTTGATTGCAATGAATGGTATATTGCCTGTGGTTAACTTGGGTGAAGTCAATAATCACGGCTACGAGGTGGATTTAAAATGGAATGACCATATTAGGGATTTTTCATATTATATAAATACAAATATCTCTTATTCCAAGAATAAAATTATTTATCAGGATGAAGTAGAACCGAACGAACCTTATATGTGGCGCACCGGGCATGAAGTGGGAGCCCGTTTCGGATATCTGGCACAGGGGTTCTATAATGAGGATGACTTTGATGCGGATGGTAATGTTCGTGCGGATTTGCCGCAACCGCAAGGGAAAAAATACCCCGGTGATATTAAGTTTGCAGATTTGAATGGTGATAATATAATTGATAATGACGACCAGACCAAAATAGGAAATCCCAAACGTCCGGCTTACACTTTCGGTTTAAATTTGGGTGGAGAATATAAAGGCTTTTTTGCTTCTATGAATTGGACTGGAGTGGCACAGTGTGATATCGAGATGGCGAATGCTTATAAGCGTCCTTTCTATGAGGGACAGGTACTCTATCAATATATGGCTGACGGGCGTTGGACACCCGAAACTGCAGCAACGGCTGTGTATCCACGTTTGTCCGTTACGAGTTCGGCCAATCAGGAGACATCAAGTGTATGGCTAAAAGATGCCTCATACATAAAGCTCAAAAATCTGACGATTGGATATAATATCACTCAGCAGAAAATTTTAAAAGCAATCGGTGCCTCTAAGTTGACCGTTCAATTTACCGGCTATAATCTTTTGACATTTGACAAATTAAAAGTTTTTGATCCCGAAGGAGAATTGACACGTGATACGAATACATATCCTATTATGAAAATCTTCAGTTTGGGAGTGAATGTAACTTTTTAA
- a CDS encoding alpha-L-fucosidase: MRQMKNMKVVLATLFGLSFSWNVYAQQSDIKDQGYVHKSSTSYEYPTDPAVQQKLDQWRDLKFGVLFHWGLYSVPGTFESWLLCSEEKFIPRRTKIFGDMPYDDFKKWYWGLSESFNPTKFDPEVWADIMKDAGMKYMVFTTKHHDGFCMFDTKETDFSIAKGPFRNNPLKDVTYHVFDAFRQKGFMIGAYFSKPDWHCNDYWSRDRATPTRNVNYDIKLNPDKWKRFQEYTANQINELMTRYGRVDLLWLDGGWVRAPKEDIKMDQIIDKARESQPGLIAVDRTVPGRNENYQTPELTIPKQQLDHPWESCITLTNHWGWWKDAPYKSAAQVINILAEIVAKGGSLVLGVGPTAEGTIEEEGIQRLKEIGQWLKVNGEAIYNTRTTPVYQSGNIWFTANKDGKTLYAICALPENMELPQKIGWEGNEPADKMVLLQTGRSVKYQTKDGKVTVTLPKGLKKESLVFKFKQKSY; encoded by the coding sequence ATGAGACAAATGAAAAACATGAAAGTAGTATTGGCTACCTTGTTCGGACTCTCTTTTTCCTGGAATGTATATGCACAGCAAAGTGATATTAAAGATCAAGGATATGTGCATAAATCATCAACTTCTTATGAATATCCGACAGACCCGGCAGTACAGCAGAAATTAGACCAATGGAGAGATTTGAAATTCGGTGTACTGTTCCATTGGGGGCTTTATTCCGTGCCCGGTACTTTCGAGTCATGGCTGTTGTGCTCGGAAGAGAAATTTATTCCTCGCCGTACCAAAATCTTCGGTGATATGCCTTATGACGATTTCAAAAAGTGGTATTGGGGATTAAGTGAGTCTTTCAACCCAACAAAGTTTGATCCGGAAGTATGGGCGGATATTATGAAAGATGCCGGCATGAAGTATATGGTTTTCACCACCAAGCATCACGACGGTTTTTGTATGTTTGATACGAAAGAGACTGATTTTTCAATAGCTAAAGGGCCTTTTAGAAACAATCCTTTAAAAGATGTGACTTATCATGTCTTTGATGCCTTCCGCCAGAAAGGATTTATGATAGGTGCTTACTTCTCCAAACCTGACTGGCACTGCAATGATTACTGGAGTAGAGACAGGGCAACACCAACCCGGAATGTGAATTATGACATCAAACTGAATCCGGACAAATGGAAACGGTTTCAGGAATATACGGCTAATCAAATTAATGAACTGATGACACGTTATGGTCGGGTAGATCTTCTTTGGTTAGACGGAGGCTGGGTAAGAGCTCCCAAAGAAGATATAAAAATGGACCAAATCATAGATAAGGCACGTGAAAGCCAGCCAGGGTTGATAGCAGTAGACCGGACTGTACCCGGGCGGAATGAAAATTATCAAACGCCGGAATTGACCATTCCTAAACAGCAATTGGATCATCCTTGGGAAAGTTGCATCACACTGACCAATCATTGGGGGTGGTGGAAAGACGCTCCATATAAATCTGCTGCCCAAGTAATCAACATTCTCGCGGAGATTGTAGCCAAAGGAGGTTCTTTGGTTTTGGGTGTAGGACCTACAGCAGAGGGTACTATCGAAGAAGAGGGGATACAGCGCTTGAAAGAGATAGGGCAATGGTTAAAAGTAAATGGTGAAGCCATCTATAATACACGTACTACTCCTGTCTATCAAAGTGGGAATATTTGGTTCACGGCCAATAAAGATGGAAAAACACTATATGCTATCTGTGCGCTGCCGGAGAATATGGAATTACCGCAAAAAATTGGTTGGGAGGGAAATGAACCTGCCGACAAAATGGTATTGCTTCAAACCGGTCGTAGCGTAAAATATCAGACCAAAGACGGCAAAGTGACAGTGACCCTGCCGAAAGGATTGAAGAAAGAATCGCTGGTTTTCAAATTTAAGCAGAAATCGTATTAG
- a CDS encoding hybrid sensor histidine kinase/response regulator transcription factor: MKNRYIRICYLIVLFLYFQIVPIAILWADETSIHFKRLSVDDGLSYNTVLALTQDHNNKIWVGTTEGLNWHDGFRFASFYKSLGDTASLGNNYIYSLYTDRKGTVWAGTMVGLSRYNIIGNDFTNYSLPGNQSVQVFAIEEPLDREQLLLGTNRGLVLFEKADGKMNILPQLEGKSVYAVRAIGDGALLGTSKGIYFYYFRNGNIVQLLPELKNEVISDIIYDDKTRNCWLASLTNGVYLIDDKFQVREHYNRKSHPKQFISDAVRALQLDDRGRLWIGTVEGLLILQPDTESISPYRFSYDDPSSLGHNSVRSLMRDHQGGMWVGTYHGGLNYYHVLAPDFRILQHSVCRNSLSDNTISCIAEDPFNNNLWIGTNDGGLNHYDRRTGHFTCYSGKENKTNSLRSNNIKCVFPEKSGSVYIGTHNGGMSHLDVTTGRISNYDIPGAASLGNSCYSLLDGEDGTLWVGSMAGLYRFNYQTKEMSLHPLALRYSQLKGVLVSTLFRDSKQRIWIGTEESLYMCADGELHVMTDSAEAYSLGLIQALCVYEDSSHAIWVGTSSGLYRYKEGTSFSWERYSMSDGLPNDCISGILEDKKGRLWLTTSRGLSCFDLQKRNFCNYIKQDGLPHNQFMQSAVCSSRDGTFFLGTLNGVVFFNPDHFSDSPFTPNAVITGLSIQNHPIRQAKDGDIDFYQADNGKLLGVSFPSELKMFRITFSVINYLSNSRNKFAYKLEGYDSDWIYDVWAGSRGVNYWNLSPGRYIFKVKACSDSGQWSETPAEFFIDILPMWYQTWWAKTLFFFFILSVLVFIFYFFIVRAKMRMQVQIEHIERNKIEEISQEKVRFYINMSHELRTPLSLILAPLEELLGEKNSFEPGIQQKLSYVYKNGQRLLHIVNQLLDFRKAESGTLPINIVSGPVESMSMNVFNLFKENARKRDINFHFSSDLKDELLPVDRMYLETILMNLLSNAFKFTPDGGEISLSLWKKETAYGFTIRDNGIGIPIEKLSRIFERFYQVDDNQKGSGIGLSLVKLLVDKHRGTIEVVSETGKFTEFKVALPADIQVFPAEEQRQDKEASLSLSEPIPSLDVSYMEEIMLPSADLEKQESGEEEGRATILLVDDNKEMVDYLKNNFKSEYITLIAGSGEEALEMMKEQKVDLILSDVMMPGIDGIKLCEIVKKNMQTCHIPVILLSAKGSLEAQTAGIQAGADDYIPKPFSMYLLKGKINNILKARQRLRYYYSSTIDIDAAKMTSNKLDEEFITKAIQTVEENISDEDFTADDLAEKLFMSRSSLYYKMNSISGEPPANFIRRIRFNMACKLLLDGHYSISEVSAMVGFASRSYFSTSFKKYMGCLPSDYVKKQRK, encoded by the coding sequence ATGAAAAACCGATATATACGCATTTGTTATTTGATTGTTTTATTCCTCTATTTCCAAATTGTTCCGATTGCTATTTTATGGGCAGATGAAACTTCGATTCATTTTAAACGTTTGTCCGTAGACGATGGGCTGTCGTATAATACGGTGCTTGCTTTAACCCAGGATCATAATAATAAGATATGGGTAGGTACTACTGAGGGATTGAATTGGCATGATGGCTTCCGGTTTGCATCCTTTTATAAATCTTTGGGTGATACAGCCAGTTTGGGGAATAACTATATCTATTCTCTTTATACTGACCGCAAGGGAACCGTATGGGCAGGGACGATGGTTGGACTTTCCCGGTATAATATTATAGGTAATGATTTTACAAATTACTCATTGCCGGGCAATCAGTCGGTTCAGGTGTTTGCAATAGAAGAGCCGTTAGACAGAGAGCAACTGTTGTTAGGTACTAATCGAGGATTGGTTCTTTTTGAGAAAGCAGATGGCAAGATGAATATTCTTCCCCAGTTGGAAGGAAAGAGCGTTTATGCCGTTCGTGCGATAGGGGACGGGGCATTACTTGGTACCTCAAAAGGTATTTATTTCTATTATTTCCGTAATGGTAATATTGTTCAATTACTTCCTGAACTGAAAAATGAAGTAATATCTGATATCATTTATGATGATAAAACCCGGAATTGTTGGTTAGCTTCTTTGACGAACGGGGTATATTTGATAGATGATAAATTTCAGGTTCGAGAACATTATAACCGGAAAAGTCATCCGAAACAGTTTATTTCTGATGCTGTCCGGGCCTTGCAGTTGGATGACCGGGGACGGTTATGGATTGGAACAGTAGAAGGGTTGCTGATTCTTCAACCGGATACGGAAAGTATTTCACCATATCGATTTTCTTATGATGATCCCTCTTCTTTGGGACATAATTCAGTACGTTCTCTTATGAGGGATCACCAGGGAGGAATGTGGGTAGGCACTTACCACGGAGGACTTAATTATTATCATGTATTGGCTCCCGACTTTCGTATCCTACAACATTCTGTCTGCCGCAATTCCTTGAGCGATAATACTATTAGTTGCATTGCGGAAGATCCTTTTAATAATAATCTTTGGATTGGTACAAATGACGGCGGGTTGAATCATTATGATAGGAGAACCGGGCATTTTACTTGTTATTCCGGTAAGGAAAACAAAACTAACTCCTTACGGTCGAATAACATTAAATGTGTGTTTCCTGAAAAAAGCGGTTCTGTTTATATAGGTACGCATAACGGAGGGATGAGCCATTTGGATGTGACGACCGGGCGTATAAGTAATTATGATATTCCCGGTGCCGCGTCGTTGGGAAATAGCTGCTATTCACTGTTGGATGGAGAAGACGGCACCCTTTGGGTGGGTTCGATGGCTGGTTTGTATCGTTTTAATTATCAAACAAAAGAAATGTCTTTGCATCCTTTGGCTTTAAGATATTCTCAATTGAAAGGAGTGCTGGTCTCTACTTTGTTTCGTGATTCAAAACAGCGTATCTGGATTGGAACGGAAGAAAGTTTGTATATGTGTGCTGATGGAGAACTACATGTGATGACTGATTCGGCAGAGGCTTATTCTCTTGGGCTGATACAAGCATTGTGCGTATATGAAGACAGCAGCCATGCCATTTGGGTAGGTACTTCTTCCGGGTTGTATCGTTATAAAGAGGGAACTTCTTTCTCGTGGGAGCGTTATTCTATGAGCGACGGTTTGCCTAATGATTGCATTAGTGGTATTTTGGAAGATAAAAAGGGGCGGTTGTGGCTTACAACGAGCAGAGGGCTTTCTTGTTTTGATTTGCAAAAAAGGAATTTCTGCAACTATATCAAACAAGATGGTCTGCCGCATAATCAGTTTATGCAATCGGCAGTATGCAGTTCAAGAGACGGCACTTTCTTTTTAGGTACTTTGAATGGAGTCGTTTTTTTCAATCCCGATCATTTCTCCGACAGTCCTTTTACCCCCAATGCGGTAATAACGGGATTGTCCATACAGAATCACCCCATAAGACAAGCAAAAGACGGAGATATTGATTTTTACCAAGCGGACAACGGAAAATTGCTGGGTGTCTCTTTTCCTTCAGAACTTAAAATGTTCAGAATCACTTTTTCTGTAATTAATTACCTGTCAAACAGCCGTAACAAATTTGCGTATAAGCTGGAAGGTTACGATTCGGACTGGATTTATGATGTATGGGCGGGGAGCCGTGGGGTGAACTATTGGAATTTGTCTCCGGGTAGATATATTTTTAAAGTGAAGGCTTGTAGTGACAGTGGACAGTGGTCTGAAACACCAGCAGAGTTTTTTATTGATATTCTTCCGATGTGGTATCAGACGTGGTGGGCTAAAACTCTGTTCTTTTTCTTCATTCTTAGTGTTTTAGTTTTTATATTTTATTTCTTTATTGTTCGTGCCAAGATGAGAATGCAGGTACAGATTGAGCATATCGAACGGAATAAAATTGAAGAAATCAGCCAAGAGAAAGTTCGTTTTTATATTAATATGTCTCATGAATTGCGGACACCTTTAAGCCTGATATTGGCTCCGTTGGAAGAATTGCTGGGAGAGAAGAACTCTTTTGAGCCTGGCATACAACAAAAACTATCTTATGTTTATAAGAATGGGCAGAGGTTACTACATATTGTCAACCAGTTACTTGACTTTAGGAAGGCGGAGTCGGGAACATTACCTATTAATATAGTTTCAGGACCCGTTGAGAGTATGTCAATGAATGTATTCAATTTGTTTAAAGAAAATGCAAGGAAACGAGACATTAATTTTCATTTCAGTTCGGATTTGAAAGATGAATTACTTCCTGTCGACAGGATGTATTTGGAAACGATATTGATGAATTTACTTTCCAATGCGTTTAAGTTTACTCCTGATGGTGGAGAAATTTCATTATCCTTGTGGAAAAAGGAAACTGCTTACGGATTTACGATACGTGATAATGGCATAGGGATTCCTATAGAGAAACTTTCCCGTATTTTTGAACGCTTTTATCAGGTGGATGATAATCAGAAAGGTTCTGGCATTGGTTTGTCTTTGGTAAAATTGTTGGTAGATAAGCATCGGGGTACAATAGAAGTGGTGAGTGAAACCGGGAAATTTACAGAATTCAAAGTGGCTTTGCCGGCGGATATTCAGGTGTTTCCGGCTGAAGAACAAAGACAAGATAAAGAAGCATCACTCTCTTTATCTGAACCGATACCATCTTTGGACGTTTCATATATGGAAGAGATTATGCTCCCTTCTGCTGATCTGGAGAAACAAGAAAGTGGGGAAGAGGAAGGGAGAGCGACTATCCTGCTGGTGGATGATAATAAGGAAATGGTTGATTATTTGAAGAATAATTTCAAATCGGAATACATCACATTGATAGCTGGAAGCGGGGAGGAAGCTTTGGAAATGATGAAGGAACAGAAAGTGGATTTAATTCTTTCTGATGTCATGATGCCGGGAATAGACGGTATTAAGTTATGTGAGATTGTGAAAAAGAACATGCAAACTTGCCATATTCCGGTTATTCTGTTGTCAGCGAAAGGTAGTCTTGAGGCGCAGACTGCCGGTATTCAGGCAGGTGCAGACGATTATATTCCCAAACCTTTCTCTATGTACCTCCTGAAAGGGAAGATTAATAATATCCTGAAGGCCAGGCAGCGTTTGAGATATTATTATTCCAGTACGATTGATATTGATGCGGCAAAAATGACTTCAAATAAACTGGACGAAGAATTTATTACCAAAGCTATTCAGACTGTGGAAGAAAACATCTCTGATGAGGACTTTACGGCTGATGATCTTGCGGAGAAACTCTTTATGAGCCGTTCGTCACTATACTACAAAATGAATTCTATATCGGGTGAACCACCGGCAAATTTTATTCGGCGAATACGTTTCAATATGGCTTGCAAATTATTGTTGGATGGTCATTACTCCATATCAGAAGTAAGCGCCATGGTCGGCTTTGCATCCCGGTCTTATTTCTCTACCAGTTTTAAAAAGTATATGGGATGCCTGCCTTCGGATTATGTGAAAAAGCAGAGAAAATAG